TCTTGTGCCACAACCCTATTGCATTTGTTGTAGCATGGTTCTGGCACCAAAATAATTCACTGTACTTCACAACAGTGTTTTATTCTTAATGCACAAGCTTTAGTATAGTGGTCCTTAATTGTTGACTTATCAGAAAAATATCAGCTGTATACGTGTTTgcagtaaaatgttatcagtataaaaaacaccatttgaaaataaaaagttttccCTCCTGGCCTGCATCAAACCTTCAGTACGTAATGCAAAGAGGAACAGAAGCATGTCTATTTGACTCCTGTAATTAGGAAGTGGCAAGCTGGTTTAATTGGAGAGACAAAATTGTGCCCAGGACTAtcgatgtaaacaaactggataaTAAACTAGGTCAGCTTTCTGATCAAAGGCATTGAAGGTTATGGTAAACAGGGGtaaacagaaaagaaagggaTCCCGtttaactgtaaaataaatcaaacgGGACTGCTGGGTTTAATCCATTTTGGAAAGGAAGGGGGAGGAGAAGGTGTGatttctctccctccccctggaAAAGAGTTGGGCTATTAACAGGTAATCAAAAGGTGAATTACTCCTGCTCAGGTAAACCTCTCATTATTGACCTAATCCTTCATAATAATAGTGTTATGATGTCAGGAATGGCATATTACACTGGTAACTAGAGAGATGGGTCTCGTTATCCCCCTGGAGGGCTCAGTGAGATGTGAATGAACACAAACAGATGTGAATGAACACAAACAGGATTGATCTGAAATGAAATACACAACTCAATCTCAGGGCCCTGAGAAAGACCCAATTATACTCCCTTTCCCGCTTGGGAGGGTTAACTGGTGTTTGTTATCAGGGAGCATAATTAGGTCTTCTTGGGAAACGTTTTAggcctgtttttcttttatataaaaaatgtaattttatttatttatctaatttTCTCTTTAGTGACGTTTTGACAAAACATTAGcaggaaaaaacaagtttgaTGGTTGTGATGTATAGGCTATGTAATATGAAACAGATTATCTCATTACATTACAATAAAAGAGAAATACTGGTAACATAAATACACTGCTAAATTTGTTAAGTAAATACACCAACTATCAatctaataatataataatgctaTGGCAATTCTGTAAAGGGAGCCAACTATTCATACTCCTGGGGGTTCTAGAAAATCACTTAGCTTCATGGGCACAACGTTATTGGACGCTAAACTGGCGATAACGAGCATAAAGTGCATTCGtttttattacacattttaatatacttgTGTTTcgtacataattattattattattattattattattattattattattattataatgtgtaCATGTAACTATGTTTATAATATCAAAAAGTCACTCTTACGTTGAATGTAAGCGCTTTGTTGATGTTTTTACAAagttgaaaataaatagtttataatgATATCACATGGATTCCACACACCTAACAATAACACACAATATAGTTACAATTAGTGCTACTAAATTTGTATTTGGTCTCCATTAAAAAAACTAACCAAAAAGTTACAAatcaattacaaataaaacaccatGCTGCTGTTTATTTGTCAATGTGTGTAGAGATGCTATTAGGATAGTTCTCACTTAAACAAAACCAAACGAGATGAAATGCCAACATTTGAAAAACGAACAGGCATTCACCATTCACCAACAATACCCACATCTGAATAGCAAAGCATTCACTCATTCCTCCAATGAGCTGGGCTTTCCTCGCTAGACTTTAAACTCAGCACACAACGGATTTGATTTGTATAAGcttgttattttaaaagttaaaaaaataataataatgcatacgtTTAGGACaccattcatattttatttgatttcgTCTTCAGAATATGTAGGCGATGTATTCGTTAACTCTAAAATGTGTAACTACAGTATGCAGCCATGCACAAGTGATGCATTACTAATAAATGCAACTGAAAttagtttcttaaaaaaaaaaacatttagaaaacgaatgggcgtttttttttttttttttttctattgacatTTTAGTAATATATTACTTGGTATGGTATAAAAACAATAGGCCTATCACCTGTGCCAGCTAATAGTTATATACGTGGGGGAGTGGaggtgtcctgttttttgttttttaaccagcAAGAGGCACTGGCGCTGCACCAATGAGCAAACACACGGTGCAGCTTTGTTTTTCGTTGCAATGAAAAGGTccactgaaatatatatatatatatatatatatatatatatatatatatatatatatatatatatatatatatatatatatattataccgaGCCTGGTTTCTGTCAGATGAAAGGTGGTTGTTTAATTTGCGCAAATACGACCTTGTCTTTAACAGTAACTGGATCGAATCCCTTACCTGTACCAATCGAGCCCGTTGTCGTAGTTTCTATCAAAGAAGTGCGGCTCTGCTCCCACGGCTCTGATGTCAGGGTGCACCCGGATAAACTCGAGCAGAGCCCGGGTGCCTCCCTTCTTCACCCCGATGATGAGCGCCTGGGGAAGCTTCTTGTTCCCTTCACCCAGAAGACTGATCTTACCGCTGCCGGAGTTGCTCCCTGTACCTCCAGCCAGAATCGGCCTCTGTGCCAAAGCGTCAAAGTTCGTGAAAGAGGGCATTCGCGGGGCAGAGCTGAAATAATGTTGGCCGTCTTGATCTTTTCCATCAGCAGGGAATCCGTTGATATTATTAGTTCTAGTAAAACCACTGTTAAAATAGTAATTGCGTCCTGCCATACCTTGCTCCGGCTGGCTCATTATTTTTTGCAGAAGTCTTTTTCTCCGAATCGACTGCCACTGTTTGAAGTCTGAAGCCAGGTACCCAGTGTCCTCGCCCGTTGCCTTGACGGGGATAGGCATGGTGGTGCGGCTGTCGGTGAGGAAGTAGAGAAAGTACAGCGAAATAAGTAAGGCGCACAGCATGGCCACGAATTTCTTGAAGATGCTCCGGGATAGAGGGTCCAAAAAAACTGAACTAAATGCCATAACAGTCGGTGTGTCGTCTCAGCAGAGGGCAAAGCCATGCTAGGCAGACATAGTCGTGTCTAGTTGCCATCAAGGAAAATAATGACTGCAAAGGAAATTTAgcatttgctgctgctgctgctgggtagCTACAGAGCGCACCGTGTGCCAAGTTGTGTCTGGATCGTTTTGTGGTAATATTTCGGGTAGCAGTAGCAACTAAAATATTGCAAACAATATTTGAAAATTGACACCTAATAGGTAAGTTCCAGTGGATTATCTTACAgaagtttataataataataataataataataataataataataataataataataagtgttttataCAGCGAACAACAAAAGTGCCAAATTGGTAACACAGTTAtgttttagaaagaaaaacattcaCCACCACCAAGTAAGCTATTTGTTCAAATGTTTGCATTGTCCAGCCACCTGTCAGCCAACTTTGAAGATGAAAATATCTTGTTTCAGTTTTGTCGCAAAGAatgatgtttttgttgttttgggtATTTTGCATTTTTTATCATAGCTCTCTGTAGCTGCCACCGCTTTGGCAAACTTCTGGAACTCACACGTGTATGTTGCCTGCGTCAAACTTCTCAATGACATCACGATGGGTTTGTTGGCCAATAGGAAGCCTAATAACCACTGTCAGGATTCTATtcactgtgtgtgagagagagagagccctactgggggagggacacacagaccCATTGGCTGCCCAGTATGCCTGTCACCGCCTTAGGGACACACAGTGAGTGCTCTGATGGGGGCACTGAcaggggaaggagggagggaacCGGAGGGTGGGTTGTGGGGGTGGTTGTTTGTTGATTTATCAGTGTTCCATTTTACATTTCTGCCTCTTTATTTAATTAGTCATTTTCATTATTTACTTTCATATTGATGTTCATAATGTTTATgtaatttttatattatatactgtacttttaactgCTTTGGCAATACCACCAATGTTGTCATACCAATAaagcaccagagagagagagagagagatacacagagatactggagagatatatcccccaattcaaaaaacaaatggcagagtttaacctcctctccaattcgagtaaaatccccatccttctaggagaggaggagcgaactgcaaatctagcagcacagtatgtgtctgcctgccacaacctgagggacagtgtgtgacaccctgcatacacgaccatgggttactggtgatgaggagggagggagggagggagggtggaaagaaggagagagggagggagggaggtagttatattgttcaaagggaagggaacaatggttttttgtgtttgttatgttctgtaattgtatttctgttttattatttctgttttgtattataaaagctttggcaatacctgagcgctctcgtcatgccaataaagcatttttgaatttgaatttgaattgagagagagagagagagagagagagagagagagagagagagagagagagagaagacaggaCCAATCACATTTAGAGAAGTTAGACGCAAGGTAATATATTTCACACGCCCGCAGTATTGGAAATGTGAGAGTGTCTGTCTACGTTCATAACCGGTTGGGAAAGCGAGTCCAGTTTTATTTAAAGTATATGGTGTCATTTCTGCAATGttctatatatcattttttttttacattttttttatttaccgtACTCTATGTGAAACTTGTTGCTGATGCTGAGCAACAATTCTGTCAAGACGTGGAGGTATCTTCACAAGCACGCACGCATGTCATCTGACAAAAGCTTTCCTTGGCCTTTtgctctccaaacatttcctttacaatttcaatggcaTTATTGACTCCTCAGCAATTGTATGCGATTTTTTGGCTTTAGCAATTTTCTGCGCCACTATGTACGATGACACTACAAGCTTTTGATCCGCGGTAGCTGTGGATTTCATTAAGGCTCTTTACCACCAAGCAGTTCCGTAGCCTTTCACTCAAAAAcatgaatgttgcttgtttttatatatttcatgcttGGTAATTAAATGTCTGTAATTTGGAGGGTTTCAAACATTCATTGGACAGTACTTGAGCACAAATTACACACTGATCAACTTCCGgaacaaataaaaccaaaattcaAGTATCTGTCTTCGTATTTTCTTAATTTTGCAGGGTTCTGTATCAtcattctgtgtgttttgttgttttgatgctgatggttgaattaaaaatgtatctgtatctggtatttattttgtgtgtttccaATGATTTTCCCTGTGATTTGTAATCTGTCATGCTCCCGCTGAAACAGCTGTATTACACCATACGTAACCCGAGAACATGTTACATTACCTGAGAATGCATTCATTTCTGCGCATGCTTATGACATGTTGAAGCTAATAGGtttcagcatgtcataagcatgcatggaaaataacacattctctggtttatttttggaggaccTCTTGAAACCTCCTCTAGGGACCCCCAGTTGAGAACCCCTgctatatactgtaacacagggatctccaaccctggtccttgaGAGCCcaaatcctgcaggttttctaggtgtctttacatcatcactgGCTAAAGATCTGGTACATCTCtgaatcttgactaattaagccaatatttggtgcaattaagtaactgagagctcggctgaaacaaaaaccagaagaccctgcagctctccaggaccagggttggcgaCCCCTGCTATAATGACTTTTTTAAGACACCTACAGCATGCCATTTCTAAAGTTTTGTGCTGCTAAAAAGTTTTGCACCTTTAGACAAAAGTGGTTTAAACTTCACCCTGCAGTATAAGCTCAGTTATATATCTCCATGGATTTTTAAAGACCTTTAAACTTGTCTTCCTCGATTTGTGTAAATCTGAGTTCTTATTTctggttttgaatgttttttattttcatttcaggaAAAAGAAGTGCTAAAAAACTACACGACTTTATAGCACAAGATAGAACAGGCTTAGATCATGATAAGCAGATCATAATATtaacataaatacaatattaactGAATGGCCttgtaaaaacataaataaactctATCTAAAATGGACACAATATCCcttttaataaaaacctgattgtCATCCCTCATAATGGCAATGAAACGTACGTTTTTGTGTAAGTGCAAACAGGAAAAGCttttcatttactttttccaTTAGCTAGAattcttaattgttttttttttctccaaaatatACAAGCTTTTTAGGACATTACCAAAATACAGCAGCAGGGAATTAAAAGCTTTACAAAATAACTTAATAAGGGCACAGGATTCCTTTTAACCACTTAGCAAGTTTGATTTGGCACTGTTGCATGTAAGCAACATCTCTATTGTAGGCCACCAAGGAAGATGCCTATTCtttcagaagaaaataaaaataataagggTGCATTATCTCTTTACAAGTGAACAAGAACAGAAGCAAATGTTTCACATCGGCTCTTATATTTTCAGAATTAGCATGAAAAAGCAGAGGCAGTGTTTCAATGCTGCACAGCTCAGTGGCTGAGAATAGGGGATGGAGCCTGAATCACTGTGCCTTCCTGCTTGTGCCAGATGTCCCCATGTTGGGTGACAATGGAGGGCACCCAGTGCTTAACAAATCACACCCTTCTTTGCTGTAAATAAGAGACGTGGGGAGTAGCATGATAACTGCAAGGTTCCTCCCTGGTCCCCGGGTCAAATGTTTTCACATCACCCTGCAAGGCAAAGGAATCTGCTTGCCAACACAGATACAATGCTTGCATGTTAGCAGGCTGTGGAGCGTCTGGGTGTGTTTTAGGCCGGTTTGATGTTTCTGCTGGACTGCTGTTTGCGACACACTTGTTGCTATAGATACCTGATTGTGCTAGGcaggaatgtttttttgtttgtttttaatgtaaagttgGACGTaatagttttgttatttaaaatgatattattGGTGTCACAGTTGGTTACAGTTATTTGATTTGACCAGATAAtttaagcaatacaaaataaacactggaccttttttttttttaattcagttagcaacattttattttagagGGTCCTTCATACACCGTGTATTAATTGCAAGTTAACATTGgcagtcttttttgtttgtttgtttaagtaaTAAATGGTGCGCgttaataaaacaaaacgcaTGGTGCAGTGCAACAGAACAAAATAAGCAAGCTACAATAGTgtttaaatattgaaaatgtcACCTATGAAGGAGATAATAATCTTCTCATAGCTGTAGAACTATTCAGAATATGACACCACGGGTTGACGTTTTCACGGGACAGCCATACTGTCTCATCCCTTTAGAAATCCGGctcttttttttcacaaacaaacCTGTTTTTATATGCTAGCAtaatggaaattaattatatatatgcaGCTGCATTCAGTAGATTACATTGTAAATCTAAATCATTCATACATGAACAGGAACAGCTGACCCGTCTTTTACTTAATAGTACATTTGTAATTGTTTAAAGCACTCTTTACCTCTGCTAGAGTAGAGTTTGCTACAGTTGACCAGTATGCTATAATAGCCACAAACCCATTACTCAAACTTTTTATAGTCTTTGTACTATATGTTTGTGTTTCcgttgtactaaaaaaaaaaaaaaatacttacagcCAATGGGGATAAAATAACAACGTCTGATCTGCTTTTAGTAGAACATCAATGCGCTCTGGATTACTGTGTAACGAGAATCAGGTTTACTGTCACACGGTTATAAATCCTGGACAGACTCTGCTGTTATAACTTATTTAACACTCCGAGCCACACCCATAATGATGGGTTGAAcccaaaagtatttattttcctttcGATTTAGCAAGATAAACCTCTCCTGGGTCCTCATTTCAAGTTTGAAGGTCAGGGGATGTTTAGGAATTCTTTACCACAAATCTAGCCGCTCTTACCCTGTATAAATGTTATTAATAAACTCCATAAGGTGCACATGCTTTATTATAACAAAAAGCACTGGATGGTGAAAGTTGTTTTACTGTCAGATTCTTTATTATGTTACATATTAATTTACAAAGAGTCTGGACTCAAGAATGATCTGCTTTCTGTTAAAGCAATTTTATTTTGCTTAATTAACATGCCGTGTCCTGTATTATTAAGATTTATtacattaacatgattttattccattaattaaaatgtgtgtgcatgctgggggccactttttaaaatagacccattggttttatatttaattaacctTTTTTTGACATTATCATTTTGTTCttccttttgtaaaaaaaaaaaaaaaaaactgttgcaaaCTTTAAATGCTTGATCAAAGTTTCCCAGAGTTCAAAAATACACTAAATGCAATAATGTGtgttagttgtatttatttaataaagtgtcTCTAAATGCTTGTGTAAATATGCCTTTTTTTAATAAGACAGCATACTGGTCATGTCCCAGCTCCAGATGCCAGTATCCTCATGTACACCAGAGGCGCAGCAGATGCAGTGTGTCCGGAAGCGGGCAGGGCACAGCATTCCTTCCTCTAAGGGGCAGCAGTAGCCAGCAGGTCAAGCCAATCACACGCCTCTGTTCAAGCTCTACTATGCCTTTTCAGCAGGGCATGGTTTAAAAAGCCAT
The DNA window shown above is from Acipenser ruthenus chromosome 17, fAciRut3.2 maternal haplotype, whole genome shotgun sequence and carries:
- the LOC117423150 gene encoding heparan sulfate glucosamine 3-O-sulfotransferase 3A1-like, which translates into the protein MAFSSVFLDPLSRSIFKKFVAMLCALLISLYFLYFLTDSRTTMPIPVKATGEDTGYLASDFKQWQSIRRKRLLQKIMSQPEQGMAGRNYYFNSGFTRTNNINGFPADGKDQDGQHYFSSAPRMPSFTNFDALAQRPILAGGTGSNSGSGKISLLGEGNKKLPQALIIGVKKGGTRALLEFIRVHPDIRAVGAEPHFFDRNYDNGLDWYRDLMPKTLEGQITMEKTPSYFVTRETPARISAMSRETKLIVVVRDPVTRAISDYTQTLSKKPDIPTFESLTFRNRTTGLIDTSWSAIQIGIYAKHLENWLQYFPMSQILFVSGERLISDPAGELGRVQDFLGLKRIITDKHFYFNQTKGFPCLKKAEGSSKPHCLGKTKGRTHPNINPEVVQRLRDFYRPFNMKFYQMTGHLFGWDD